A window of the Lepisosteus oculatus isolate fLepOcu1 chromosome 14, fLepOcu1.hap2, whole genome shotgun sequence genome harbors these coding sequences:
- the LOC138243467 gene encoding GTPase IMAP family member 4-like produces the protein MAACRSSALSPVSEVEPRLQPHPSELRLVLLGRTGAGKSAAGNTILGSEEFDTEGVTEECEKRQGEVAGRQITVVDTPGWDEWLMRNDPQQIRQEAVKIVSLCPPGPHTLLLVINLDSITDWRSVKEHLELLSERVWRHTIVLFTWGDRLRDTTIERRGKELQCLVEKCGNRYHVLNNKNRADRTQVTELLEKIEDMVAGNYGLYFTTDIKEINTELEKYIRQREEQRQRETEELRLRLEERQGETEELRQKYERREREKRSSDRGWGRSGAGEKRS, from the coding sequence TGAGTGAAGTCGAACCCAGACTCCAGCCCCACCCCTCTGAGCTGAGACTGGTACTGCTGGGCAGGACTGGTGCTGGGAAGAGCgcagcaggaaacaccatcctgggctCAGAGGAGTTTGACACTGAGGGAGTAACTGAGGAGTGTGAGAAGAGACAGGGTGAAGTAGCTGGGAGACAGATCACTGTGGTCGACACTCCAGGCTGGGATGAGTGGCTGATGAGGAATGATCCACAGCAGATCAGACAGGAGGCTGTGAAgattgtgtctctgtgtcccccaggaccCCACACTCTCCTCCTGGTGATTAATCTGGACTCAATCACAGACTGGAGATCAGTGAAGGAACATCTGGAACTTCTCAGTGAGAGAGTGTGGAGACACACAATAGTGCTGTTCACCTGGGgggacagactgagagacacaaCCATTGAGAGAAGAGGGAAGGAGCTCCAGTGTTTGGTGGagaagtgtgggaacaggtatcatgttctcaacaacaagaacagggcagaccgcactcaggtcacagagctgcttGAGAAGATAGAGGACATGGTGGCAGGAAACTATGGGCTGTACTTCACCACTGACATCaaagaaataaacactgaacTGGAGAAATATATCAGACAGAGGGaagagcagagacagagagagacagaggagctgagactgaggttggaggagagacagggagagacagaggagctgagacagaagtatgaaagaagggagagagagaagaggagctcaGACAGAGGTTGGGGGAGGagtggagcaggagagaagaggagctga
- the LOC138243360 gene encoding LOW QUALITY PROTEIN: uncharacterized protein (The sequence of the model RefSeq protein was modified relative to this genomic sequence to represent the inferred CDS: inserted 1 base in 1 codon), giving the protein MSDSETIEVATLGRPFQLGMLYDCRRDVLIPGITLWDAETLQKDIDVRPQPNTDFQIIASDSTEDKASALNVEASLEASFLCGLVSVKGSASYLNDKKTSKKQSRVTLQYRTTTRFEQLTMDHLGAGNVQHSNVFQEGSATHVVTAVLYGAQAFFVFDREVSAEEKQQDVQGSLHAAIKMIPCVSIEGEASLRMTDEERQQADKFNCKFYGDFALEKNPVTFQDAIKVYSSLPHLLGKDREHAVPMKVWLYPLTKLDSQAATIVRQISIGLVRRSQRXFRQMDDYIVRCQDLMKDATAIQFPEMNQKLLRFKDLCVEYKLVFQKSLARLLPVIRGGGEEEGRLVDLLSGRERSPFRNALLAQFLEDKERELNVLRSYLQIMSDVTVAPSSSDLDQVVLDSSNEYVVCFAFTSLKQREQYLNILESYLTSSERGTGEELAPDLEPEGRWGKWFRGALASKHFELPSQPGVPAVLTTLHDSVQLAFRPPKYGAGEIVRYRVLYQKSSDSAWREVDTDDNKPEFTVSGLDLNASYRFGCRAVCKPGVGCASDATPSCKTLPSAPPGAPQQKSTGPNSMTVTWDMPTSVGQGVSVTSYEVEYREVFKGATDEQDSKTWTKLKVRGRVCTLENLREGSSYIVRVYSDCGKEGKSPPSPETPITIPKDSRVKSGDVSRVKVQSDHFLNFSTLIERGQPSLYRLSLEQEPTDEQHFQRFAFGRKVEEGNNKVIILLGATGAGKTTLINAMINYILGVQWEDRFRFKLIHEETNRSQAESQTSIVTSYELHNQKGFVVPYSLTVIDTPGFGDTRGLSRDKLITEQVKRFFTSPGSVDHIDAVCFVVQASLARLTSIQQYVFDSILSIFGKDIAENILVLVTFVDGKDIPVLGAIEAAGLPCRKNRKGKATHFEFNNSALYTQNERPDTDSNGEGSGSDDEEEDDNKLEKIVWTNNVKQLKRFFQTLEKTEGKDLALTKKVLEERERLEMAMASLLPQISAGLAKLSEMKKIRACLENEQANMEQNKNFERDRGAGNCHYSAHISEMTMWEYEVVKVMKTVKELKDNFVKASGKFMSTKEMLEKIEMDFETIEDRIMQLIRLSSNCLARLEEIALKPNALSTAAYIELLIRNEEEEARPGFEDRIADLRKMKQNAEILAKIANNEKLLPEERRIVRERNERLRKIAQDVKLASSVVRAWTAGQ; this is encoded by the exons ACTCAGAAACCATCGAGGTGGCCACACTCGGACGCCCCTTCCAGCTGGGGATGCTGTATGACTGCCGCAGGGACgtactgattccag GAATCACGTTATGGGACGCCGAGACGCTGCAGAAAGACATCGACGTGCGTCCTCAGCCGAACACCGATTTCCAGATCATTGCGTCCGACTCCACGGAGGACAAGGCGTCCGCTCTGAATGTGGAGGCCTCCCTGGAGGCGAGCTTCCTCTGTGGGCTGGTCTCAGTGAAGGGCTCGGCGAGTTACCTGAACGACAAGAAGACCTCGAAGAAGCAGTCGCGGGTCACCCTGCAGTACCGCACCACCACGCGCTTCGAGCAGCTCACCATGGACCACTTAGGAGCCGGAAACGTGCAGCACAGCAACGTCTTCCAGGAGGGGTCGGCCACGCACGTCGTCACGGCGGTGCTGTACGGCGCGCAGGCCTTCTTCGTCTTCGACCGGGAGGTTTCGGCAGAGGAGAAGCAGCAGGACGTCCAGGGCAGTCTGCACGCGGCGATAAAGATGATCCCGTGTGTGTCGATCGAAGGCGAAGCCTCCCTCAGAATGACGGACGAGGAACGCCAGCAGGCGGACAAGTTCAACTGCAAATTCTACGGGGATTTTGCTCTGGAAAAGAATCCGGTGACGTTCCAAGACGCCATCAAGGTCTATTCATCTCTCCCACACCTCCTTGGAAAAGACAGAGAGCACGCCGTGCCCATGAAAGTCTGGCTTTACCCACTGACAAAACTGGACTCCCAGGCTGCCACAATTGTCAGGCAAATCAGCATCGGGTTAGTTCGCCGATCCCAGC ATTTCAGACAAATGGATGATTATATCGTGCGGTGCCAAGATCTGATGAAAGACGCGACTGCGATCCAGTTTCCAGAGATGAACCAGAAACTCCTGCGGTTTAAAGACCTGTGCGTGGAGTACAAGCTGGTCTTTCAGAAAtctctggccaggctgctgCCGGTCATCCGCGGAGGCGGCGAGGAAGAGGGCCGACTCGTCGACCTCCTGAGCGGGAGAGAGCGCTCCCCCTTCCGAAACGCCCTGCTCGCGCAGTTCCTGGAAGACAAGGAGCGGGAGCTGAACGTGCTGAGATCTTACCTGCAGATCATGAGCGACGTCACCGTGGCCCCCTCCAGCAGTGACCTGGACCAAGTCGTGCTCGATTCGTCGAACGAGTACGTGGTGTGCTTTGCGTTTACATCGCTGAAGCAAAGGGAGCAATACCTAAACATCTTAGAAAGCTATCTGACCTCCTCCGAACGAGGGACGGGTGAAGAGCTAGCTCCTGATCTCGAGCCAGAGGGAAGATGGGGAAAATGGTTCAG GGGGGCTCTGGCCAGCAAGCACTTCGAGCTGCCTTCCCAGCCGGGGGTACCGGCCGTGCTGACAACTCTGCACGACTCCGTCCAGCTGGCGTTCCGCCCGCCGAAGTACGGCGCCGGCGAGATCGTGAGGTATCGGGTTCTGTACCAGAAGTCGAGTGACTCAGCTTGGAGGGAAGTGGACACCGATGACAACAAGCCAGAGTTCACCGTGTCGGGGCTGGACCTGAACGCTTCGTATCGATTCGGCTGTCGGGCGGTTTGCAAACCCGGAGTCGGCTGTGCCAGCGACGCAACTCCTTCCTGCAAGACTCTTCCTTCAGCCCCCCCCGGAGCTCCTCAGCAGAAATCAACAGGACCAAACTCCATGACGGTCACCTGGGACATGCCCACCTCTGTGGGACAGGGAGTCAGCGTTACTTCCTACGAAGTTGAATACAGAGAGGTCTTCAAGGGGGCAACGGATGAGCAAGACAGCAAAACATGGACGAAGCTCAAAGTCAGAGGGAGGGTGTGCACTCTGGAGAACCTGAGGGAAGGAAGTTCCTACATCGTCCGGGTTTATTCCGACTGTGGCAAAGAAGGCAAGAGTCCACCGAGCCCCGAGACTCCAATAACAATCCCGAAGGACAGCAGAGTCAAGTCAGGGGACGTCAGTCGTGTTAAAGTACAGAGCGACCACTTCCTAAACTTCTCCACTTTGATAGAGCGCGGGCAGCCTTCCTTATACAGGCTGTCGCTGGAACAGGAGCCCACCGACGAGCAGCATTTCCAGCGCTTCGCGTTCGGCAGGAAAGTAGAAGAAGGGAACAATAAGGTCATCATCCTTCTGGGGGCCACGGGGGCAGGGAAGACCACCCTCATCAACGCGATGATCAATTACATCCTGGGCGTGCAGTGGGAGGATCGGTTTCGATTCAAGCTGATCCACGAGGAGACCAACCGCTCGCAGGCGGAGAGTCAGACCTCCATCGTGACGTCCTACGAGCTCCACAACCAGAAGGGATTCGTCGTCCCCTACTCCCTCACGGTCATCGACACCCCGGGGTTCGGAGACACGCGGGGACTCTCTCGGGACAAGctgatcacagagcaggtgaagCGCTTCTTTACCAGCCCCGGCAGTGTGGACCACATCGACGCCGTGTGCTTCGTGGTTCAGGCGTCTCTGGCGCGGCTGACCTCCATCCAGCAGTACGTCTTCGACTCCATCCTCTCCATCTTCGGGAAGGACATCGCCGAGAACATCCTCGTCCTCGTCAcgtttgtggacgggaaggacaTCCCCGTCCTGGGCGCTATCGAAGCCGCGGGCCTGCCCTGCCGCAAGAACCGGAAGGGCAAAGCGACGCACTTCGAATTTAACAACTCCGCCCTTTATACACAAAACGAGAGGCCCGACACCGATTCCAACGGGGAGGGCTCCGGGAGTGACGACGAGGAAGAGGACGACAACAAGCTGGAGAAAATTGTCTGGACGAACAACGTGAAGCAGCTGAAGAGGTTTTTCCAAACGTTGGAGAAGACAGAGGGGAAGGACTTGGCGCTGACGAAGAAAGTCCTGGAGGAGCGCGAGAGGCTGGAGATGGCGATGGCGAGCCTGCTGCCTCAGATCTCGGCCGGGCTGGCGAAGCTGAGCGAAATGAAGAAGATCAGGGCATGTCTGGAAAACGAGCAGGCCAACATGGAGCAGAACAAGAACTTCGAGAGAGATCGAGGAGCTG GTAACTGCCACTACTCCGCTCACATATCCGAGATGACGATGTGGGAGTACGAAGTGGTGAAGGTCATGAAAACAGTCAAAGAACTCAAGGACAACTTTGTGAAGGCTTCCGGCAAGTTCATGTCGACGAAGGAGATGCTCGAGAAAATCGAAATGGACTTCGAGACGATCGAGGACCGGATCATGCAGCTGATCAGGCTTTCCTCCAACTGCCTGGCGCGGCTGGAGGAGATCGCCCTGAAGCCCAACGCTCTGTCCACGGCCGCCTACATCGAGCTGCTCATCCgcaacgaggaagaggaggcccGCCCGGGCTTCGAGGACCGCATCGCCGACCTGCGCAAGATGAAACAGAACGCCGAGATCCTCGCCAAGATCGCCAACAACGAGAAACTGCTGCCGGAGGAGCGCAGGATCGTGAGGGAGAGAAACGAGAGGCTGAGAAAAATTGCTCAAGACGTCAAACTGGCGAGCTCCGTAGTGAGAGCCTGGACTGCAGGACAGTGA